From the Syntrophorhabdaceae bacterium genome, one window contains:
- a CDS encoding glycosyltransferase family 2 protein has translation MLVSIVMITLNAENYLRESIESVFGQTYKNIELIIIDGNSKDNTLSIIQEFKSRYTDKIRYISEPDKGAGDAWNKGWRMVKGDIIGWLGADDIYMPDTLETIVNFFNEHPEAYFVYGECEYIDAHGNITGKAKTRDFSLKYALNNDNPIPTMSAFYKREVIEKIGWMDTTINACDYDYWIRVAKQFPMHHIKKVLSRFRIHEGSVGGKLKTFKIYARERYIINRRHRGSLLSYHVLGYILTHYLPTFIVNTLIRSLWEFKKGRLFKRKTR, from the coding sequence ATGTTGGTTTCTATCGTTATGATCACCCTTAATGCAGAGAATTATTTGAGGGAAAGCATCGAAAGTGTATTTGGGCAGACTTATAAAAATATTGAACTGATTATCATTGATGGCAATTCAAAAGATAATACCTTATCAATTATCCAGGAATTTAAATCAAGATATACTGATAAAATTAGATATATATCAGAACCAGATAAAGGCGCCGGAGATGCATGGAACAAGGGTTGGAGAATGGTAAAAGGGGATATTATAGGATGGCTTGGAGCTGATGATATCTATATGCCTGATACATTAGAGACTATAGTAAATTTTTTCAATGAGCATCCTGAGGCCTATTTTGTCTATGGAGAATGTGAATATATTGATGCTCATGGCAATATAACAGGTAAGGCTAAGACAAGGGATTTCAGTCTCAAATACGCACTAAATAATGATAACCCCATCCCAACCATGTCGGCTTTTTATAAAAGAGAGGTCATAGAAAAGATAGGATGGATGGATACTACAATAAATGCCTGTGATTATGATTACTGGATAAGGGTTGCAAAACAATTTCCCATGCATCACATAAAAAAGGTTCTATCCAGGTTTAGGATACATGAAGGTTCAGTGGGAGGTAAGTTGAAGACATTTAAAATCTATGCAAGAGAGAGATACATAATAAATAGAAGGCACAGGGGCAGTTTGTTATCCTATCATGTCCTTGGATATATCCTAACCCATTATTTGCCCACATTTATTGTAAATACCTTGATTAGGTCCCTATGGGAATTTAAAAAAGGAAGGCTTTTTAAAAGGAAGACCCGCTGA
- a CDS encoding NAD(P)/FAD-dependent oxidoreductase has product MGNQKIYDVVVIGGGPSGLNTARLLADNGLDVIILEAKDSIGKDVICTGIVGINVFERFDLSKKSLLYETKTIELLSPSGNKITYKHPFAFASVVDRKIFDSHLLELAINNGARISLNSTVFDIIYGKDCVSIKYTKSKIDTEIVKGKVVVIATGINNNLNKIVGLGYPKYFLKAAQGYIKNTGENIKILFGNNMAKNGFGWIVPIENHIARVGLITDGDPKKGFESLINTFNFESLDLIQDSIRYKPIAQGIVSKTYSERVIVVGEAAGQVKTTTGGGLYFGLLCSELAASTIKNAFEEDDFSENKLSLYEKRWKSLISEEIRKGMFVRKLCGRLKDNKIENIFKIIKSDGFFDYIAKNADFDWHGMFVLNLYRKIASFLS; this is encoded by the coding sequence ATGGGTAATCAAAAGATATACGATGTTGTAGTGATCGGTGGAGGACCATCAGGACTAAATACGGCAAGACTTTTGGCAGATAATGGTTTAGATGTTATTATTCTTGAGGCAAAGGATTCAATAGGAAAAGATGTAATTTGCACTGGTATAGTAGGCATTAATGTATTTGAAAGATTTGATTTATCAAAGAAATCTCTATTATACGAAACCAAAACAATAGAACTCTTATCGCCTTCAGGCAATAAAATAACTTATAAACATCCTTTCGCCTTTGCCTCTGTTGTTGATAGGAAAATATTTGATAGTCATTTATTGGAACTCGCTATAAATAATGGGGCTAGAATTAGCCTAAATTCAACGGTATTTGATATAATTTATGGAAAAGATTGTGTGTCAATTAAATATACCAAATCAAAAATAGACACAGAAATAGTCAAAGGAAAGGTTGTTGTTATTGCAACAGGGATAAATAATAACCTTAATAAGATAGTGGGTCTTGGTTATCCCAAGTATTTTTTAAAGGCAGCTCAGGGATATATTAAAAACACCGGCGAGAATATAAAGATTTTATTTGGTAATAATATGGCAAAAAATGGATTTGGGTGGATTGTGCCCATAGAAAACCATATTGCCCGTGTTGGTTTGATTACTGATGGAGACCCCAAAAAAGGTTTTGAATCTCTTATAAACACATTTAATTTTGAATCTTTAGATTTAATTCAAGATTCTATAAGATACAAACCCATAGCCCAGGGTATAGTATCTAAAACCTATAGTGAAAGGGTTATTGTTGTAGGGGAGGCAGCAGGTCAGGTAAAGACAACAACGGGAGGTGGTCTTTATTTTGGATTATTATGCTCTGAATTGGCAGCAAGCACGATAAAAAACGCATTCGAAGAAGATGATTTCAGTGAAAACAAGCTATCATTATATGAAAAGAGATGGAAATCTCTTATATCAGAAGAGATACGAAAGGGAATGTTTGTCCGTAAACTTTGCGGTAGATTAAAGGATAATAAGATAGAAAATATATTTAAAATAATTAAATCCGACGGATTTTTTGATTACATAGCTAAAAATGCTGATTTTGATTGGCATGGCATGTTTGTCTTAAATCTTTATAGAAAGATTGCAAGTTTTTTGTCTTAA
- a CDS encoding sugar transferase: MKRLFDIFFSGIGLIISSPLWIIFAILIKREDGGSVFYSQKRVGKDGRIFNALKFRSMIPDAEKNTGAVWASENDPRVTKIGKILRATAMDELPQLWNIFIGEMSFVGPRAERPELVEKFANKIPGYMNRFVVTPGLTGIAQVYGKYDTPPQHKLKYDLLYIKKKTFCLDMKLICLSFWITFKGKWESRGKKI; the protein is encoded by the coding sequence CTGAAAAGGTTATTCGATATATTTTTTTCAGGCATTGGACTTATAATATCCTCTCCATTATGGATAATATTTGCCATATTGATCAAAAGAGAGGATGGGGGTTCAGTATTTTATTCACAGAAGAGGGTGGGAAAAGATGGAAGAATCTTCAATGCCTTGAAGTTTCGCTCCATGATTCCCGATGCAGAAAAAAATACCGGTGCTGTCTGGGCATCAGAAAATGACCCAAGGGTAACCAAGATAGGGAAGATTCTCAGGGCAACAGCAATGGATGAGCTTCCTCAGCTATGGAATATATTCATAGGCGAAATGAGTTTTGTAGGACCCAGGGCCGAGCGACCTGAACTTGTTGAAAAATTTGCAAACAAGATCCCTGGCTATATGAACAGATTCGTTGTTACACCAGGACTTACAGGCATTGCTCAGGTATATGGAAAATACGATACACCACCTCAGCATAAACTTAAATACGATCTCCTGTATATAAAAAAGAAAACCTTCTGTCTTGATATGAAACTTATCTGCCTTTCATTCTGGATAACATTTAAAGGCAAATGGGAATCGAGAGGAAAAAAAATTTAA